The following are encoded in a window of Deinococcus misasensis DSM 22328 genomic DNA:
- a CDS encoding HD domain-containing phosphohydrolase, with protein MQGDQHTASFVSTHGQSPEDWFHQTLQEAKQALSGGVSGNMLEQAKTLVAFSEQLNTQQQVMALNHHGHLLFLTGQTFDALHVLLQANALLEDIDLIDEATRNHNLLGASYQILGDLQAAFPHYQSSLSLSRQSGNGLMQARTLSNIALLLQQQGKYSDALNVLTEAENLARQLDVPVDLCRFLLNKISVYLDEAKHGIDSHATQMPDWVYEARQLLEHLQIRHMQLILEQYRIEIHLLYGQLKAARQVLEAAEPLLDAEEFPEPMAHFLMFKGKLLQEEGHLEQAHALYMQALHMFETLHHQDNILLVLKHLVELHKLRGEYHLALQHHERLHQLDREVRTEANTRQLEMMSFQRKLEQSQHEAELERIRSEELEQLVQERTAELESAYLEMLERLAVAAEFRDTDTGEHTVRVGERAAEVARILNMPEDQIRVLRLAARLHDVGKIAISDTILHKPGKLTDEEYLTMKAHTLAGAKMLSDARSDLIRMAEVIALTHHERWDGGGYPQGLKGEEIPIEGRIVAVVDVLDALTSQRPYKKAWSMEEALQEIQRLSGSHFDPQVVQALLGLHKE; from the coding sequence ATGCAGGGGGATCAACACACCGCTTCGTTTGTCAGCACACATGGCCAGAGCCCAGAAGACTGGTTCCATCAAACTTTACAAGAGGCCAAACAAGCCCTGTCCGGTGGTGTCAGTGGCAACATGCTGGAGCAAGCCAAAACTCTGGTGGCTTTTTCAGAGCAGCTGAACACCCAGCAACAGGTGATGGCCTTGAACCATCATGGACATTTGCTGTTTCTGACCGGACAGACCTTTGATGCCTTGCATGTCTTGCTGCAAGCAAACGCCTTGCTGGAAGACATTGACCTGATTGATGAAGCCACACGAAATCACAATTTGCTGGGTGCTTCTTATCAAATTCTGGGAGACTTGCAAGCAGCTTTTCCCCATTACCAGTCGTCCTTGAGCCTTTCACGCCAGTCAGGCAACGGTTTGATGCAAGCCAGAACCCTCAGCAACATTGCTTTGCTGTTGCAACAACAAGGCAAGTACAGTGATGCACTGAATGTGCTCACTGAAGCAGAAAACCTGGCCCGACAACTGGATGTCCCTGTGGACCTTTGCAGGTTCTTGTTGAACAAAATCTCGGTCTATCTGGATGAAGCCAAGCATGGCATCGACTCGCATGCCACCCAGATGCCCGACTGGGTGTACGAGGCACGCCAACTTCTTGAACACCTCCAGATCCGACACATGCAACTGATTCTGGAGCAGTACCGCATTGAAATCCACCTGCTTTATGGTCAATTGAAGGCTGCCCGACAGGTGCTTGAAGCCGCCGAACCTTTGCTGGATGCTGAAGAATTTCCAGAGCCCATGGCCCATTTTTTGATGTTCAAGGGCAAGTTGTTGCAAGAAGAAGGGCACCTTGAACAAGCACATGCCCTTTACATGCAAGCCCTTCACATGTTTGAAACCCTTCACCATCAAGACAACATTTTGCTGGTGCTGAAACATCTCGTGGAATTGCACAAACTGCGCGGTGAATACCATCTGGCCTTGCAGCATCACGAACGCCTGCACCAGTTGGACCGTGAGGTGCGCACCGAAGCCAACACCCGTCAGCTGGAAATGATGTCCTTCCAGAGGAAACTGGAGCAAAGCCAGCACGAGGCGGAACTGGAACGCATCCGCAGTGAAGAACTGGAGCAACTGGTGCAGGAACGCACTGCAGAACTGGAGTCTGCTTACCTCGAAATGCTCGAACGCCTCGCTGTTGCCGCTGAATTCCGCGACACCGACACCGGAGAACACACCGTCCGTGTCGGTGAACGTGCTGCCGAAGTGGCCCGCATCCTGAACATGCCCGAAGACCAAATCCGGGTGCTCAGATTGGCTGCAAGGCTGCACGATGTGGGCAAAATCGCCATCTCGGACACCATTTTGCACAAGCCCGGCAAACTCACCGATGAAGAATACCTGACCATGAAGGCGCACACTCTGGCAGGAGCAAAAATGCTTTCCGATGCCCGCTCTGACCTGATCCGCATGGCTGAAGTGATTGCCCTGACCCACCATGAACGCTGGGATGGAGGAGGGTATCCGCAGGGATTGAAAGGCGAAGAGATCCCGATTGAAGGACGCATTGTGGCAGTGGTGGACGTGCTGGACGCTTTGACCAGCCAGAGGCCCTACAAGAAAGCCTGGAGCATGGAAGAAGCCTTGCAGGAAATCCAGAGGCTCTCTGGCAGCCATTTTGACCCTCAGGTGGTGCAGGCTTTGCTGGGTCTGCACAAGGAATAA
- a CDS encoding glutamine--tRNA ligase/YqeY domain fusion protein has product MSTSDARHVSPNFITEIIDSDLEKGRYNKVVTRFPPEPNGYLHIGHAKAICLNFGIALDYQGECNLRFDDTNPEKENYEYVNSIRKDVEWLGFKPAQVLFASDYFEKYYECAVQLIKDGNAYVDSVSDEEMRVLRGTLEQPGTPSPYRDRSVEENLDLLARMRAGEFPEGAHVLRGKIDLSHPNMKLRDPVLYRILHSSHYHVGEGWHIYPLYDFAHPLEDFIEGISHSICTLEFENNRAIYDWLLESLKGKCGFPENPRPHQYENARLVLDNTVLSKRKLIIMAERRYLDGWNKPFEAPVISGWNDPRMPTISGIRRRGVRPEAIREFIKRVGVSKTNSRVDLSTLDAAIRDDLNFISPRVMAVLKPLKVVIDNLPEGHLEELDAPYWPHDVPNEGSRKLPFTREIYIDQDDFMEEATPGFQRLTLGGKARLRYAYNITCEAIIKDDDGNIIELLCSYDSESHAGPKGVKGVIHWVSAEKALPAEFRAYDRLFTVANPDAEEGDFTDYLNPDSLKVFQGFVEPSVLGDSTDTRYQFERVGYYWQDPEESKPDGLVFNRIVTLKDSFAEKKAEGKGQKAEGRKPKAESKPQVKNEVVLSADEQEKVASYKARGLNDSEALTLTRDEKLAAYLEGSDQLAALASWVITDLSGPIREGKNTVTVAQLSALIEKIKAGEISNRIAKDVLAEALETGKDPNSIVEEKGLKQVSDTGALETVIRQVMDQNPDKVEAYRSGKKGLMGFFVGQVMRETRGQGNPQLVNALVAKLLG; this is encoded by the coding sequence ATGAGCACCTCAGACGCCAGACACGTCAGTCCCAATTTCATCACCGAAATCATTGACAGCGACCTCGAAAAAGGACGTTACAACAAGGTGGTGACCCGCTTTCCCCCCGAGCCCAACGGCTACCTGCACATCGGGCACGCCAAGGCCATCTGCCTGAACTTCGGGATTGCTCTGGATTACCAGGGCGAGTGCAACTTGCGTTTCGACGACACCAACCCCGAGAAGGAAAACTACGAGTACGTGAATTCCATCCGCAAGGATGTGGAATGGCTCGGGTTCAAGCCTGCTCAGGTGCTGTTTGCCTCCGATTACTTCGAGAAGTACTACGAATGTGCAGTGCAACTCATCAAAGACGGCAATGCGTATGTGGACTCCGTTTCGGATGAAGAAATGCGCGTGCTGCGTGGAACCTTGGAGCAACCCGGAACCCCGAGCCCTTACCGGGACCGCAGTGTGGAAGAGAACCTCGATTTGCTGGCCCGCATGCGCGCCGGTGAATTCCCAGAAGGTGCCCACGTTTTGCGCGGCAAAATCGATCTGTCGCATCCCAACATGAAGTTGCGCGACCCGGTGCTGTACCGCATTCTGCACTCCTCGCACTACCATGTGGGGGAAGGGTGGCACATTTACCCCCTCTACGACTTTGCGCACCCTCTGGAAGACTTCATCGAGGGGATCAGCCACTCGATTTGCACCCTCGAATTTGAAAACAACCGGGCCATTTACGACTGGTTGCTGGAAAGCCTGAAAGGCAAGTGTGGCTTCCCAGAGAACCCCCGTCCCCACCAGTACGAGAATGCCCGTCTGGTGCTGGACAACACCGTGCTGTCCAAGCGCAAACTGATCATCATGGCCGAAAGGCGTTATCTGGACGGCTGGAACAAGCCTTTCGAGGCCCCCGTGATCAGCGGTTGGAACGACCCCCGCATGCCCACCATCTCGGGCATTCGTCGCAGAGGGGTGCGCCCAGAGGCCATCCGAGAATTCATCAAACGGGTGGGGGTGTCCAAAACCAACTCCCGCGTGGACCTGAGCACCCTGGACGCTGCCATCCGCGATGACCTGAACTTCATTTCTCCAAGGGTGATGGCGGTCCTGAAACCCCTGAAGGTGGTCATCGACAACCTGCCAGAGGGCCATCTGGAAGAACTGGACGCCCCTTACTGGCCACACGACGTGCCCAACGAAGGCAGCCGCAAATTGCCCTTCACCCGTGAAATTTACATTGATCAAGACGATTTCATGGAAGAGGCCACCCCCGGCTTCCAACGCCTGACTCTGGGCGGCAAAGCCCGTCTGCGCTACGCCTACAACATCACCTGTGAGGCGATCATCAAAGACGATGACGGCAACATCATCGAACTGTTGTGCAGTTACGATTCAGAAAGCCACGCTGGCCCCAAAGGGGTCAAAGGTGTGATCCACTGGGTCAGTGCAGAAAAAGCCCTGCCTGCCGAATTCCGTGCCTATGACCGCCTGTTCACGGTGGCCAACCCGGATGCCGAGGAGGGTGACTTCACCGATTACCTGAACCCCGATTCCCTGAAGGTCTTTCAAGGCTTTGTGGAACCCAGTGTGCTTGGCGACAGCACCGACACCCGTTACCAGTTCGAGCGGGTGGGTTACTACTGGCAGGACCCCGAGGAGAGCAAACCGGATGGACTGGTGTTCAACCGCATTGTGACCCTGAAGGATTCCTTTGCTGAGAAGAAAGCAGAGGGCAAAGGGCAGAAGGCAGAAGGCAGAAAGCCCAAAGCCGAAAGCAAGCCTCAGGTGAAAAATGAAGTGGTGCTCTCTGCCGATGAGCAAGAGAAAGTCGCCTCTTACAAAGCCAGAGGCCTGAATGATTCTGAGGCCCTGACCCTGACCCGCGACGAGAAACTGGCTGCTTACCTCGAAGGGTCCGATCAACTGGCCGCTCTGGCAAGCTGGGTGATCACCGACCTCTCTGGCCCAATCCGTGAAGGCAAAAACACCGTTACTGTGGCACAGCTCTCTGCTTTGATCGAGAAAATCAAAGCGGGGGAAATCTCCAACCGCATCGCCAAAGACGTGCTTGCAGAAGCCCTTGAGACGGGCAAAGACCCCAACAGCATCGTTGAGGAAAAAGGCCTCAAGCAGGTCAGCGACACCGGCGCTCTGGAAACCGTGATCCGTCAGGTGATGGACCAGAACCCGGACAAAGTCGAGGCTTACCGCTCGGGCAAGAAAGGCCTGATGGGTTTCTTTGTGGGTCAGGTCATGCGTGAAACCAGAGGGCAGGGCAACCCGCAACTGGTCAATGCACTGGTGGCGAAACTGCTGGGGTGA
- the glpK gene encoding glycerol kinase GlpK, producing the protein MKYILALDQGTTSCRAILFDHEGTVRGTAQKEFQQIFPRPGLVEHDALDIYSTQVGVTSEVLAHAGISGQDIAAIGITNQRETTVVWDRKTGQPIMHAIVWQDRRTASRCDELRQQGKTEIFQQKTGLVLDAYFSGTKLEWMLDHVEGAREKAEQGELAFGTIDTWLVWKLTGGKVHVTDPSNASRTLLYNIHTRDWDDELLAILNIPRSLLPEVKSSSEVYGHTLPHLFGGEIAIAGMAGDQQAATFGQACHEVGMAKNTYGTGCFMLLNTGETAIPSKNNLLTTVGWERNGTLTYALEGSVFMAGAIVQWLRDGLGIIRESSEVESLAGAVDSTDGVYLVPAFVGLGAPYWDPYARGSLFGMTRGTTRAHIARAALESICFQTADVLHAMQEDSGIELKELRVDGGASRNNLMMQFQADILGVPVVRPKVTETTALGAAYLAGLAVGYWPDLKDISKQWQVDERFEPQMDPETRNRLLSGWKKAVDRARNWEDN; encoded by the coding sequence ATGAAATACATTCTTGCTCTGGATCAGGGCACCACTTCCTGCCGTGCCATCCTGTTTGACCACGAAGGCACCGTGCGCGGAACCGCCCAGAAAGAATTTCAACAGATTTTTCCCCGTCCTGGACTGGTGGAACACGACGCTCTGGACATCTACAGCACCCAGGTGGGGGTGACCAGTGAGGTGCTCGCCCACGCTGGAATCTCGGGGCAGGACATTGCAGCCATCGGGATCACCAACCAGAGGGAAACCACGGTGGTCTGGGACCGCAAGACCGGGCAACCCATCATGCATGCCATCGTGTGGCAGGACCGCAGAACCGCATCCCGTTGTGATGAGTTGCGCCAGCAAGGCAAAACCGAGATTTTCCAGCAAAAAACCGGACTGGTGCTCGATGCGTACTTCTCTGGGACCAAACTGGAATGGATGCTGGACCACGTGGAAGGGGCCAGAGAGAAAGCCGAACAGGGTGAACTGGCTTTCGGCACCATCGACACATGGTTGGTCTGGAAACTGACCGGAGGGAAAGTGCATGTCACCGATCCGAGCAACGCCTCCAGAACCCTGCTGTACAACATCCACACCAGAGACTGGGACGATGAACTGCTGGCCATTTTGAACATCCCCCGTTCTTTGCTGCCAGAGGTGAAATCCAGCAGTGAAGTGTATGGTCACACCCTGCCCCATTTGTTTGGCGGCGAAATTGCCATTGCAGGGATGGCAGGAGACCAGCAGGCCGCCACCTTCGGACAGGCTTGCCATGAAGTTGGGATGGCCAAAAACACTTACGGCACAGGCTGTTTCATGCTGCTGAACACCGGAGAAACCGCCATTCCCAGCAAAAACAACCTGCTGACCACCGTCGGCTGGGAGCGCAACGGCACCCTCACTTACGCTCTGGAGGGCAGTGTGTTCATGGCTGGGGCAATCGTGCAGTGGTTGCGCGATGGTCTGGGGATCATCCGTGAAAGCAGTGAGGTGGAGAGCCTCGCTGGAGCGGTGGACAGCACCGATGGGGTGTATCTGGTGCCTGCATTTGTGGGTCTGGGTGCCCCCTACTGGGACCCTTACGCCAGAGGCAGCCTGTTTGGCATGACCCGTGGCACCACCCGTGCCCACATCGCCAGAGCTGCTCTGGAAAGCATCTGTTTCCAGACCGCCGATGTGCTGCACGCCATGCAGGAAGACTCAGGCATCGAACTGAAAGAACTCAGGGTGGATGGTGGAGCATCCCGCAACAACCTGATGATGCAGTTTCAGGCCGACATTCTGGGTGTTCCTGTGGTGCGCCCAAAAGTCACCGAAACCACCGCTCTGGGAGCCGCTTATCTGGCGGGTCTGGCAGTCGGTTACTGGCCAGACCTGAAAGACATCTCCAAACAGTGGCAGGTGGATGAGCGCTTCGAGCCCCAGATGGACCCAGAGACCCGCAACAGGTTGCTCTCTGGCTGGAAGAAAGCCGTGGACCGGGCCAGAAACTGGGAAGACAACTGA
- a CDS encoding response regulator transcription factor: MKTILVVEDNAGVRDLLREYLTEQGYRVMCANNGKEGLFTARHHPPDLILLDIMMPEMDGLEFLKSFRKTSNVPIIFLTAKVMEIDKVLGLELGADDYVTKPFSMAEVLARIRAVLRRGEPVQSKQVFQTGRLWLDREARVVRADGKPVDLTRSEFDLLAVFMESPSRVFKRSELLERLQDEEGFASERTIDVHVRNLRSKIEQDPSQPRHVVTVFGVGYRFNPEEG, encoded by the coding sequence ATGAAAACCATTCTGGTGGTCGAAGACAATGCAGGCGTGCGGGACTTGCTGAGGGAATACCTCACCGAGCAGGGGTACCGGGTGATGTGCGCCAACAACGGAAAAGAAGGGCTGTTCACTGCCCGTCACCATCCACCAGACCTGATTTTGCTGGACATCATGATGCCAGAGATGGACGGTCTGGAGTTTCTGAAAAGCTTCCGCAAAACCTCCAACGTCCCGATCATTTTTCTGACCGCCAAAGTGATGGAAATCGACAAGGTGCTGGGTCTGGAACTCGGTGCAGACGATTATGTGACCAAGCCCTTCTCAATGGCCGAGGTGCTGGCCCGCATCCGTGCCGTGCTGCGCCGGGGTGAACCTGTCCAGAGCAAGCAGGTGTTCCAGACCGGACGCCTCTGGCTGGACCGTGAAGCCCGTGTGGTGCGCGCAGACGGCAAACCTGTGGATTTGACCCGCTCGGAGTTTGATTTGCTGGCGGTGTTCATGGAGTCCCCTTCTCGGGTGTTCAAACGTTCGGAGTTGCTGGAACGCTTGCAGGACGAGGAGGGCTTTGCTTCGGAACGCACCATTGATGTGCATGTGCGCAACCTGCGCAGCAAAATCGAGCAGGACCCCAGTCAACCCCGTCATGTGGTGACGGTGTTCGGGGTGGGTTACCGCTTCAATCCAGAGGAGGGCTGA
- a CDS encoding sensor histidine kinase, with protein MRVSLVWKVMGAFVLVSVLSVLSVGVFARYVTGQQFDKIQDQQAVRIYTSLAEDYYKEYGTFSGLRVPRGGPGQGPGLILTSPSGTVLSGNGPFRTGDQIPEGMLNKGTDVKVNGVVVGKLVANQRLDGFNPRDREMLEQVFTAILYAMLATVVGSVLLGGLLSRLLLKPLQQLSVAIQQMRSGEAPTLNLQNPKDELGDVLVAFSEMGQAVSRSQQLRKQMTADIAHDLQTPLTVLRGYLEAMQEGTLKPTPERMKTLHQEAVHLSELVADLRTLSLADAGELQLQKIPLSPLELLEEARNSFLHLSEGAGVNIQIQSTEDLPDVPMDPTRMLQVLKNLIGNALKYTPEGGRIVLSAKTLPNAVLLEVQDTGSGIAPEKLPMVFERFYRADESRSGHNSGLGLAICKSIVQAHGGTIQVESTPAQGTCFRLTLPL; from the coding sequence GTGCGCGTTTCTCTGGTCTGGAAGGTGATGGGGGCTTTCGTGCTGGTGAGCGTGCTGAGTGTCCTGAGCGTGGGGGTGTTTGCCCGTTACGTGACCGGGCAGCAGTTCGACAAAATTCAGGACCAGCAGGCCGTCCGCATCTACACCAGTCTGGCAGAAGATTATTACAAAGAGTATGGCACCTTCTCGGGTTTGCGGGTGCCCCGTGGCGGTCCCGGTCAGGGACCGGGATTGATCCTGACCAGTCCCTCTGGAACGGTGCTTTCTGGGAACGGTCCCTTCAGAACCGGAGACCAGATCCCAGAGGGGATGCTGAACAAAGGAACCGATGTGAAGGTGAATGGGGTGGTGGTCGGAAAACTGGTCGCCAACCAGCGTCTGGACGGCTTCAATCCCAGAGACCGCGAAATGCTGGAGCAGGTGTTCACCGCCATCCTGTACGCCATGCTGGCCACGGTGGTGGGATCGGTTTTGCTTGGAGGCTTGCTTTCACGGTTGCTGCTGAAACCCTTGCAGCAACTGTCGGTGGCCATTCAACAGATGCGCTCTGGAGAGGCCCCCACCCTGAATTTGCAAAACCCCAAAGATGAATTGGGGGATGTGTTGGTGGCCTTTTCCGAAATGGGTCAGGCGGTCAGCCGTTCACAGCAACTTCGCAAACAGATGACTGCAGACATCGCACATGACCTGCAAACCCCACTGACCGTCCTGAGGGGATATCTGGAAGCCATGCAAGAAGGCACCCTCAAACCCACCCCAGAGCGCATGAAAACCCTCCATCAGGAGGCTGTTCACCTGTCTGAATTGGTGGCGGATTTGCGCACCCTCTCTCTGGCCGATGCTGGGGAATTGCAACTGCAGAAAATTCCGCTCTCCCCTCTGGAGTTGCTGGAGGAGGCCCGCAATTCTTTTCTGCACCTTTCTGAGGGTGCCGGGGTCAACATCCAGATCCAGAGCACCGAGGACCTTCCAGATGTTCCCATGGACCCCACACGCATGTTGCAGGTGCTGAAAAACCTGATTGGAAATGCCCTGAAGTACACCCCAGAGGGAGGCAGGATTGTGCTTTCTGCCAAAACCCTGCCCAATGCGGTGCTGCTGGAGGTGCAAGACACAGGATCCGGGATTGCCCCAGAGAAACTGCCCATGGTTTTTGAACGCTTCTACCGGGCCGATGAATCCAGAAGCGGTCACAACAGCGGTCTGGGTCTGGCGATTTGCAAGTCCATCGTGCAAGCCCATGGAGGCACCATTCAGGTGGAGAGCACACCTGCTCAGGGCACATGTTTCAGACTGACTTTGCCTTTGTAA
- a CDS encoding GGDEF domain-containing protein gives MSMDGIFNAQHQLIWRSERLKQQLGDVEPVNVHWDEQTHPSVVHFEHAEKRLLSLEASVSAIPQTELFGLCMDQRSTLQDLHRAAYTDALTGLENRRAFEETLKNCTQSPEPLALVILDLDGLKRINDQHGHVQGDAFLNFVARQLQGQLRPLDRAFRIGGDEFAVILQGLVAAQVHVVYQQMKNIRDQLQQGPFATGDISAGVAFHPQESSGDARTLMRLADERMYEHKRSKTQQDVQNLVGSINRQAVIRGMGATLDVLLSREAPTVDYWKLMLNFAVQMVPSAQAGSLDLWDGTAFVKIAQQGFGDELLGLRQSPQAQLRWYGSTESHWINGIPRILREMSTIRTTSVFTAAHSTPDHVEVYHQSGRLGEIQCTLNAPITHQGRVYGHLNLDNFISNMAFNTDSLMVARELVRQCATVCHNLDLPCCLP, from the coding sequence ATGTCAATGGATGGTATTTTCAATGCACAACACCAATTGATCTGGAGAAGCGAGCGCCTCAAACAGCAACTGGGCGACGTTGAACCTGTCAATGTGCATTGGGATGAACAGACCCACCCCTCTGTGGTGCATTTTGAACATGCAGAAAAAAGGCTGCTTTCTCTGGAAGCCAGTGTTTCGGCCATCCCACAAACGGAACTGTTTGGACTGTGCATGGACCAGAGAAGCACCCTTCAGGACCTGCATCGGGCAGCCTACACCGACGCCCTGACCGGACTGGAAAACCGCAGGGCCTTTGAGGAAACCCTCAAGAACTGCACCCAGAGCCCTGAACCTCTGGCCCTGGTGATTCTGGATCTGGACGGCCTGAAGCGCATCAACGACCAGCATGGTCACGTGCAGGGAGATGCTTTTCTGAATTTTGTGGCCCGTCAACTGCAAGGCCAGTTGCGCCCACTCGACCGGGCTTTTCGGATTGGTGGGGATGAATTTGCCGTGATCCTGCAGGGTCTGGTGGCAGCACAGGTGCATGTGGTGTACCAGCAGATGAAAAACATCCGCGATCAGTTGCAGCAAGGGCCTTTTGCAACAGGAGACATCAGTGCTGGGGTGGCCTTTCATCCGCAGGAATCTTCAGGGGATGCCCGCACGCTCATGCGCTTGGCCGATGAACGCATGTACGAGCACAAACGCTCCAAAACCCAGCAGGATGTCCAGAATCTGGTCGGTTCCATCAACCGTCAGGCCGTGATCCGGGGCATGGGGGCCACGCTGGACGTGCTGCTGTCCAGAGAAGCCCCCACGGTGGACTACTGGAAACTGATGCTCAACTTTGCCGTGCAAATGGTCCCGAGTGCTCAGGCAGGGAGCCTTGACCTCTGGGATGGCACCGCATTCGTCAAAATTGCCCAACAGGGCTTCGGAGATGAACTTCTGGGCCTCAGGCAATCCCCGCAGGCCCAACTGCGGTGGTATGGCAGCACCGAAAGCCACTGGATCAACGGGATTCCCAGGATCTTGCGGGAAATGTCCACCATTCGCACCACCTCGGTTTTCACAGCAGCGCATTCTACACCCGATCATGTGGAGGTGTACCACCAGTCCGGGAGGCTCGGGGAAATCCAGTGCACCCTCAATGCCCCGATCACCCATCAAGGTCGGGTGTACGGGCACCTCAATCTGGACAATTTCATCAGCAACATGGCCTTCAACACCGACAGCCTGATGGTGGCACGTGAACTGGTCCGGCAGTGTGCAACCGTGTGCCACAACCTCGATTTGCCCTGCTGCCTTCCCTGA
- a CDS encoding ATP-binding response regulator, which produces MAGLKLLVVDDSPTDTEILLSHLKKLPDLTSSVVQATRGADGLRSVRVTRPDLVLLDMHLPDMTGIEFLELLRQETHPPAVVVLTGSSDEHTAVQAMKTGALDYLSKNALSTPLLERTLKNVWERYQLELELVKTRVQLTTMIQEAGVGMALLDLHLNLLHANSALLGFAGLEGQEVQGKALSELDSPLLGQLEWMCQRVLYSGKTFRDQEVSTDSQQEVRYWQCSVYPVLGRAGKVQWVGITATDITRSKQTALLLQQNQDRLDLTLEATQVGTWQWDSQTRRLSTLGQTRSILGLSGTAEAPNVEEVLRQIYAQDLEHARTTLKEAVRTGSNFGLEMRLQHGDETIRWVMSRGRVDHTEDRTRISGTLIDITDLKEAELALREISQTQQRFVNDAAHELRAPLTAIQGNLDLIHRYSNMPEEDRQEALADVAKEATRLSRLVQDMLALAKGDAGTQLRMEPTALAEVLEDALSAVSFQLRPHQVSVKTCDARVMGDPDRLKQVMVILLENAAKYTPDGGHLQVGMLQKGQEVCFWVKDSGMGIAEADQPRVFERFYRGQLSREADPGGTGLGLPIAKWIVEAHQGSIQLQSQLGQGTCVVVHLPALNGE; this is translated from the coding sequence ATGGCAGGACTGAAACTGCTGGTTGTAGACGACAGTCCCACAGACACCGAAATCCTGCTCAGCCACCTGAAAAAACTGCCAGACCTGACCTCCAGTGTGGTGCAGGCGACCAGAGGTGCAGACGGTTTGCGCAGTGTGCGCGTCACCCGACCCGATCTGGTGTTGCTGGACATGCACCTGCCTGACATGACTGGAATTGAGTTTCTGGAACTGCTCAGGCAAGAGACCCACCCTCCAGCAGTGGTGGTCTTGACGGGCAGTTCAGACGAGCACACTGCCGTGCAAGCCATGAAAACCGGGGCTCTGGATTACCTCAGCAAAAACGCCCTGAGCACCCCTCTGCTGGAACGGACCCTCAAAAACGTGTGGGAGCGTTACCAGTTGGAACTTGAACTGGTCAAAACCCGTGTGCAACTCACCACCATGATTCAGGAGGCGGGGGTGGGCATGGCCCTCCTTGACCTCCATTTGAACCTCTTGCATGCCAATTCGGCTTTGCTGGGTTTTGCGGGTCTGGAAGGTCAGGAGGTGCAGGGAAAAGCCCTTTCTGAACTGGACAGCCCACTGCTGGGTCAGCTGGAGTGGATGTGCCAGAGGGTGCTTTACTCTGGAAAAACCTTTCGGGATCAGGAGGTTTCCACCGACAGCCAGCAGGAAGTACGTTACTGGCAGTGCAGCGTTTATCCTGTGCTGGGCCGTGCCGGGAAAGTGCAGTGGGTGGGCATCACCGCAACCGACATCACCCGCAGCAAGCAAACCGCTTTGCTGTTGCAGCAAAATCAGGACCGTCTGGACCTCACCCTGGAAGCCACGCAGGTTGGCACATGGCAATGGGACAGCCAGACCCGGCGGCTTTCCACGCTGGGGCAGACCCGCAGCATCCTCGGGCTCTCTGGCACTGCGGAAGCGCCCAACGTGGAAGAGGTGCTCAGGCAAATTTATGCACAGGATCTGGAACATGCCCGCACCACCCTCAAAGAAGCCGTTCGCACAGGCAGCAATTTCGGGTTGGAGATGCGTTTGCAGCATGGAGATGAAACCATCCGGTGGGTCATGAGCCGCGGTCGGGTGGACCACACCGAAGACCGCACCCGGATCTCTGGAACCCTCATCGACATCACCGACCTGAAAGAGGCCGAGTTGGCCCTGCGGGAAATCTCCCAGACCCAGCAGCGCTTTGTGAACGACGCTGCCCATGAACTGCGTGCCCCACTGACCGCCATTCAGGGCAATCTGGACCTCATCCACCGCTACTCCAACATGCCCGAGGAGGACCGTCAGGAAGCCCTTGCCGATGTCGCCAAAGAAGCCACCCGTTTAAGCCGTCTGGTGCAGGACATGCTGGCTCTGGCCAAAGGGGATGCTGGAACCCAACTGCGGATGGAGCCCACTGCTCTGGCAGAGGTGCTGGAGGATGCACTCAGTGCAGTGTCTTTCCAGCTCAGGCCCCATCAGGTGTCGGTGAAAACCTGTGACGCTCGGGTGATGGGGGACCCGGACCGCCTCAAACAGGTGATGGTGATTCTGCTGGAGAACGCCGCCAAATACACCCCCGATGGAGGCCATTTGCAGGTGGGCATGCTGCAAAAAGGGCAGGAGGTGTGCTTCTGGGTCAAGGACTCGGGCATGGGGATTGCAGAAGCAGACCAGCCCAGGGTCTTTGAGCGCTTTTACCGGGGCCAACTGTCCAGAGAGGCCGACCCGGGGGGAACCGGATTGGGACTTCCCATCGCCAAATGGATCGTGGAAGCCCATCAGGGAAGCATCCAACTGCAAAGCCAACTCGGGCAGGGAACCTGTGTGGTGGTCCATCTGCCTGCTTTGAATGGGGAATGA